Proteins from a genomic interval of Streptomyces sp. NBC_01445:
- a CDS encoding DUF4177 domain-containing protein, protein MTKWEYATVPLLVHATKQILDTWGEDGWELVQVVPGPNNPEQLVAYLKRAKA, encoded by the coding sequence ATGACCAAGTGGGAATACGCGACCGTGCCTCTTCTCGTGCACGCGACCAAGCAGATTCTGGACACCTGGGGCGAGGACGGCTGGGAGCTCGTCCAGGTCGTGCCCGGGCCGAACAACCCCGAGCAGCTCGTGGCCTACCTGAAGCGGGCGAAGGCATGA
- a CDS encoding WhiB family transcriptional regulator, whose protein sequence is MGWVTDWSAQAACRTTDPDELFVQGAAQNRAKAVCTGCPVRTECLADALDNRVEFGVWGGMTERERRALLRRRPTVTSWRRLLETARTEYERGAGLLPVDIDDDATYERYAAVG, encoded by the coding sequence ATGGGCTGGGTAACCGACTGGAGTGCGCAGGCGGCCTGCCGCACTACCGATCCAGATGAACTGTTCGTTCAAGGAGCAGCGCAGAACCGGGCGAAGGCGGTGTGTACCGGATGCCCGGTGCGGACCGAGTGCCTGGCCGACGCGCTGGACAACCGCGTCGAGTTCGGCGTGTGGGGTGGCATGACCGAACGGGAACGCCGTGCGCTGCTGCGCAGGCGCCCCACCGTCACCTCGTGGCGCCGGCTGCTCGAGACGGCTCGTACGGAGTACGAGCGCGGTGCGGGCCTGCTGCCCGTGGACATCGATGACGACGCGACGTACGAGAGGTACGCCGCCGTGGGGTGA
- a CDS encoding ArsA family ATPase: protein MTSSLSLNPTDTHVLDVDPLIDDPGTRIVVCCGSGGVGKTTTAAALGLRAAERGRKVVVLTIDPARRLAQSMGIDSLDNTPRRVKGIVTVEGAEGGELHAMMLDMKRTFDEIVEAHADGQRAEAILGNPFYQSLSAGFAGTQEYMAMEKLGQLRARDEWDLIVVDTPPSRSALDFLDAPKRLGSFLDGKLIRVLMAPAKVGGRAGMKFLNVGMSMMTGALGKLLGGQLLRDVQTFVAAMDTMFGGFRTRADATYKLLQAPGTAFLVVAAPERDALREAAYFVERLAAEDMPLAGLVLNRVHGSGAAQLSAERALAAAENLDERGIVDQGDGKVELRTAPEAGSPAPARDTADEHAQTPDKTPHSAPVHAHAPNSPDAGTPATATTDRAATDHAATDQLTAGLLRLHAERMQLLAREQRTRDRFAALHPEVAVTEVGALPGDVHDLAGLRTIGDRLAAGADPAGAA, encoded by the coding sequence ATGACGTCGTCCCTGAGCCTGAACCCGACGGACACCCACGTACTCGACGTGGACCCACTCATCGACGACCCCGGGACGCGCATCGTGGTGTGCTGCGGCTCCGGCGGCGTCGGCAAGACGACGACGGCGGCGGCGCTCGGCCTGCGCGCCGCGGAGCGCGGCCGCAAGGTGGTCGTGCTGACGATCGACCCGGCCCGCAGGCTCGCCCAGTCGATGGGCATCGACTCCCTGGACAACACCCCGCGCCGCGTGAAGGGGATCGTCACCGTCGAAGGAGCAGAGGGCGGCGAACTGCACGCGATGATGCTCGACATGAAGCGGACGTTCGACGAGATCGTCGAGGCGCACGCGGACGGCCAGCGGGCCGAGGCGATTCTGGGCAATCCGTTCTACCAGTCGCTCTCGGCGGGCTTCGCGGGCACGCAGGAGTACATGGCGATGGAGAAGCTGGGCCAGCTGCGGGCCCGGGACGAGTGGGACCTGATCGTCGTCGACACTCCGCCGTCCCGCTCCGCGCTCGACTTCCTGGACGCGCCGAAACGTCTCGGCTCGTTCCTGGACGGCAAGCTGATCCGGGTCCTGATGGCCCCGGCGAAGGTCGGCGGCCGGGCCGGCATGAAGTTCCTGAACGTCGGGATGTCGATGATGACGGGCGCGCTCGGGAAGCTGCTGGGCGGTCAGCTCCTGCGCGACGTACAGACGTTCGTGGCGGCGATGGACACGATGTTCGGCGGTTTCCGCACGCGCGCCGACGCCACGTACAAGCTGCTCCAGGCCCCCGGTACGGCGTTCCTCGTGGTGGCGGCGCCGGAGCGGGACGCGCTGCGCGAGGCGGCGTACTTCGTGGAGCGCCTCGCCGCGGAGGACATGCCCCTGGCCGGGCTCGTACTGAACCGGGTGCACGGCAGCGGTGCCGCGCAGTTGTCGGCCGAGCGGGCGCTCGCGGCCGCAGAAAATCTTGACGAGCGCGGCATTGTGGATCAGGGGGACGGGAAGGTAGAGCTGCGTACCGCTCCCGAAGCAGGCTCCCCCGCCCCAGCAAGGGACACGGCCGACGAGCACGCACAGACGCCGGATAAAACCCCACATAGCGCACCCGTGCACGCACACGCACCCAACTCACCTGACGCAGGCACGCCTGCCACCGCGACCACAGACCGCGCGGCCACAGACCACGCAGCGACAGACCAACTCACGGCAGGCCTGCTGCGATTGCACGCGGAACGCATGCAGCTGCTGGCACGCGAGCAGCGCACACGCGACCGTTTCGCGGCGCTCCACCCGGAGGTGGCGGTCACCGAGGTCGGCGCCCTGCCCGGCGATGTGCACGACCTGGCAGGCCTGAGGACCATCGGGGACCGGCTCGCGGCCGGTGCGGACCCGGCCGGAGCTGCGTGA
- a CDS encoding NUDIX hydrolase → MANGQWYPPEWPERIRALAAGELAAAVPRRAATVMLLRDAVAGPEVHMLRRRASMAFAGGAYAYPGGGVDPRDDESVVRWGGPSRAAWAARLGVDEKSAQAIVCAAVRETYEEAGVLLAGPDAASVVGDTTGESWEADREALVQRELSFGEFLGRRGLVLRSDLLGAWARWITPEFEPRRYDTWFFVAALPEGQRTRNASTEADRTVWIRPEQAAEGYDKGELMMMPPTIATLRALAGFDSAEGALVGAATQDLSPVLARARLEGGEIVLSWPGHDEFTKHIPTTPGGASA, encoded by the coding sequence ATGGCGAATGGGCAGTGGTATCCCCCGGAGTGGCCCGAGCGGATTCGTGCGCTCGCGGCGGGTGAGCTGGCGGCCGCTGTGCCGCGGCGGGCCGCGACCGTCATGCTTCTGCGGGACGCGGTCGCCGGTCCCGAAGTGCATATGTTGCGTCGACGCGCCTCCATGGCTTTCGCCGGGGGCGCGTACGCGTATCCGGGCGGCGGCGTGGATCCCCGTGACGACGAGTCGGTCGTGCGGTGGGGCGGGCCCTCGCGTGCGGCGTGGGCGGCTCGGCTCGGCGTGGACGAGAAGTCGGCGCAGGCGATCGTGTGTGCCGCCGTGCGGGAGACGTACGAGGAGGCGGGCGTGCTGCTCGCCGGGCCCGATGCGGCGTCCGTGGTGGGGGACACGACCGGTGAGTCCTGGGAGGCCGACCGGGAGGCGCTCGTCCAGAGGGAGTTGTCGTTCGGGGAGTTCCTCGGGCGGCGTGGGCTGGTTCTGCGGTCCGATCTCCTGGGGGCCTGGGCGCGGTGGATCACGCCCGAGTTCGAGCCCCGGCGGTACGACACCTGGTTCTTCGTCGCCGCTCTGCCGGAGGGGCAGCGCACCCGTAACGCCTCTACTGAAGCCGATCGGACCGTGTGGATCCGGCCCGAGCAGGCCGCCGAAGGGTACGACAAGGGCGAGCTGATGATGATGCCGCCCACGATCGCGACGCTGCGGGCGCTGGCCGGCTTCGACAGCGCCGAGGGGGCCCTCGTGGGGGCCGCGACGCAGGATCTTTCCCCTGTGCTCGCTCGGGCCCGGCTGGAGGGCGGGGAGATTGTTCTGTCCTGGCCCGGTCATGATGAGTTCACCAAGCACATTCCGACCACGCCCGGGGGAGCCTCCGCATGA
- a CDS encoding metallophosphoesterase: MRARYGVPLKVTAGITAAGAAGLIYAAGFEARSFRLRRVTVPVLPAGMRPLRVLQVSDIHMVGGQRKKQRWLRSLAGLRPDIVINTGDNLSDTEGVPEVLDALGPLMDFPGAYVFGSNDYYGPKPRNPVRYLFEKARGAHGLNGNAPAVGVVHNPWEDLRDGFDSAGWLNLTNTRGALKIEGMEIGFTGLDDPHIKRDRYAHVAGGPDSGADFSMGIVHAPYLRALDAFTADGYPLVLAGHTHGGQVCIPFYGALVTNCDLDTDRVKGLSTHESEGRRSYLHVSAGCGANRYTPVRFACPPEATLLTLTPGP; encoded by the coding sequence ATGCGCGCGCGATACGGGGTTCCCCTGAAAGTGACAGCAGGCATCACGGCGGCGGGCGCCGCCGGACTGATCTACGCGGCGGGGTTCGAAGCCCGTTCGTTCCGTCTCCGACGGGTCACGGTCCCGGTGCTTCCCGCGGGGATGCGCCCGCTGCGCGTCCTGCAGGTGTCCGACATCCACATGGTCGGCGGCCAGCGCAAGAAGCAGCGCTGGCTGCGCTCCCTGGCCGGCCTGCGCCCCGACATCGTGATCAACACGGGCGACAACCTGTCCGACACGGAGGGCGTGCCGGAGGTCCTGGACGCGCTGGGCCCGCTGATGGACTTCCCCGGGGCGTACGTCTTCGGCTCGAACGACTACTACGGCCCCAAGCCCCGCAACCCGGTCCGCTACCTCTTCGAGAAGGCCCGCGGCGCCCACGGCCTCAACGGCAACGCCCCCGCGGTCGGCGTCGTCCACAACCCGTGGGAGGACCTGCGCGACGGGTTCGACTCGGCGGGCTGGCTGAACCTGACGAACACGCGGGGCGCCCTCAAGATCGAGGGCATGGAGATCGGCTTCACGGGCCTGGACGACCCGCACATCAAGCGCGACCGGTACGCGCACGTGGCGGGCGGTCCGGACTCGGGCGCCGACTTCTCGATGGGGATCGTGCACGCTCCGTACCTGCGTGCCCTGGACGCGTTCACGGCGGACGGCTACCCGCTGGTACTGGCGGGCCACACCCACGGCGGCCAGGTCTGCATCCCCTTCTACGGGGCGCTGGTCACCAACTGCGACCTGGACACGGACCGCGTGAAGGGCCTGTCGACCCACGAGTCCGAAGGCCGCCGCTCCTACCTGCACGTCTCAGCCGGCTGCGGCGCGAACCGCTACACCCCGGTCCGCTTCGCCTGCCCGCCGGAGGCGACCCTCCTGACCCTGACCCCCGGACCCTGA
- a CDS encoding RidA family protein, translating into MSGVVDARLAELGLTLPEVVPPLASYQPAVQSGVYVYTAGQLPMVDGKLPVTGKVGAEVTAEQAKELARTCALNALAAVKSVAGDLDRVARVVKVVGFVASAPDFTGQPGVVNGASELFAEVLGEKGVHARSAVGVAVLPLDAPVEVEVQVELVSG; encoded by the coding sequence ATGAGCGGGGTCGTCGACGCGCGCCTCGCCGAGCTCGGGCTGACCCTGCCCGAGGTCGTGCCGCCGCTCGCCTCTTACCAGCCGGCCGTGCAGTCCGGTGTGTACGTGTACACGGCCGGTCAGCTGCCGATGGTGGACGGGAAGCTTCCGGTCACCGGGAAGGTGGGGGCCGAGGTCACCGCCGAGCAGGCCAAGGAGCTGGCCCGTACGTGTGCGCTGAACGCGCTCGCCGCGGTGAAGTCCGTTGCCGGTGATCTCGATCGGGTCGCTCGTGTGGTGAAGGTCGTGGGCTTTGTGGCCTCCGCGCCCGACTTCACCGGGCAGCCGGGTGTGGTGAACGGGGCCAGTGAGCTCTTCGCCGAGGTTCTCGGCGAGAAGGGTGTGCACGCTCGGTCCGCCGTGGGTGTGGCCGTTCTGCCGCTGGACGCGCCTGTTGAGGTCGAGGTTCAGGTCGAGCTCGTTTCGGGTTGA
- a CDS encoding ArsA family ATPase has product MSRLQVVSGKGGTGKTTVAAALALALATEGKRTLLVEVEGRQGIAQLFETEALPYEERKIAVAPGGGEVFALAIDPELALLDYLQMFYKLGGAGRALKKLGAIDFATTVAPGLRDVLLTGKACEAVRRKTKQNKYAYDYVVMDAPPTGRITRFLNVNDEVAGLAKIGPIHNQAQAVMRVLKSPETAVHLVTLLEEMPVQETSDGIAELQAANLPVGRLIVNMVRPAVLDDAELTLAQGGVPRAAIAKSLSAAGLGGARRGGNAERLVTPLLDQAAEYAERHDLERSQRAVLADSGLPLHELPLLTEGMDLAGLYRLATELRKQGI; this is encoded by the coding sequence GTGAGCAGGCTCCAGGTCGTCAGCGGCAAGGGCGGTACCGGAAAGACCACGGTCGCCGCCGCACTGGCGCTCGCCCTCGCGACCGAGGGCAAGCGCACTCTCCTGGTGGAGGTGGAAGGACGCCAGGGCATCGCACAGCTCTTCGAGACGGAAGCACTGCCGTACGAGGAACGGAAGATCGCGGTAGCCCCGGGGGGCGGCGAGGTGTTCGCACTCGCCATCGACCCGGAGCTGGCGCTGCTGGACTACCTCCAGATGTTCTACAAGCTGGGCGGCGCGGGCAGGGCGCTCAAAAAGCTGGGCGCGATCGACTTCGCGACAACGGTGGCGCCGGGCCTGAGGGACGTACTCCTGACGGGCAAGGCCTGCGAGGCGGTACGCCGAAAGACGAAACAGAACAAATACGCCTACGACTACGTGGTGATGGACGCCCCGCCGACGGGCCGCATCACGCGCTTCCTGAACGTGAACGACGAGGTCGCTGGCCTGGCCAAGATCGGCCCGATACACAACCAGGCGCAGGCGGTCATGCGGGTTCTCAAGTCTCCGGAGACGGCGGTGCACTTGGTGACGCTGCTGGAGGAGATGCCGGTCCAGGAGACGTCGGACGGTATCGCGGAGCTGCAGGCGGCGAACCTCCCCGTGGGCAGGCTCATCGTGAACATGGTGCGCCCTGCGGTCCTGGACGACGCCGAACTGACGCTGGCGCAGGGCGGCGTGCCCAGGGCGGCCATCGCCAAGTCCCTGTCCGCGGCGGGCCTGGGCGGCGCCCGCAGAGGCGGCAACGCCGAACGCCTGGTGACCCCGCTCCTCGACCAGGCGGCGGAGTACGCGGAACGGCACGACCTGGAGCGCAGCCAGCGCGCGGTGCTGGCCGATTCGGGCCTGCCGCTGCACGAACTGCCGCTGCTGACCGAGGGGATGGACCTGGCGGGCCTGTACCGGCTGGCCACGGAACTGCGGAAGCAAGGGATCTAG
- a CDS encoding GatB/YqeY domain-containing protein: protein MTTLKSKLQEDLTAAIRGRDELRSSTLRLTLSAITKEEVAGKTARELSDDEVQKVITREAKKRREAAEAFAQGGRAEQAEREKAEGVVLAEYLPKQLSDDELHQIVAQAVGEAKAAGAEGPRAMGQVMKIVNPKVAGLAEGGRVAAVVKQLLAG from the coding sequence ATGACCACGCTCAAGTCGAAGCTGCAGGAAGACCTCACCGCCGCGATCAGGGGGCGTGACGAGCTGCGCTCCTCGACGCTCCGGCTCACCCTCTCCGCCATCACGAAGGAGGAGGTCGCGGGCAAGACGGCGCGCGAGCTGTCCGACGACGAGGTGCAGAAGGTGATCACCCGCGAGGCGAAGAAGCGCCGCGAGGCCGCCGAGGCGTTCGCGCAGGGCGGCCGCGCCGAGCAGGCCGAGCGGGAGAAGGCGGAGGGTGTGGTGCTCGCCGAGTACCTGCCGAAGCAGCTCTCCGACGACGAGCTGCACCAGATCGTCGCCCAGGCGGTCGGGGAGGCGAAGGCGGCCGGCGCCGAGGGGCCGCGCGCCATGGGCCAGGTCATGAAGATCGTGAACCCGAAGGTCGCGGGCCTGGCGGAGGGCGGCCGCGTGGCCGCCGTTGTGAAGCAGCTGCTCGCCGGCTGA
- a CDS encoding DUF5819 family protein — protein sequence MARGADRHRFRRAPPAKVQEKQVREVETDRPDGPVQGGVASADADESDRTGAEPTAQNGGGSPLVFQGPAEPPVALKAGVRIAVVLCLATALTHVLLVFLQVAPPNPLSRQYSRQVNAWVFPLFEQNWRLFAPDPESVNRQISARTMHTAPNGTTQVSGWFDLTAVDTAAVKHDPFPSHTAQNMLRRAWNSYLQTHGSDDHSRSQRALMIQQYLRNIAADRVAAHRHGAFESIQLRVIILPIAGPSAAGGPGPGAAAPRPAGTRYLPWWKVAGHAAG from the coding sequence GTGGCGCGCGGCGCGGATCGTCATCGATTCCGTCGCGCGCCGCCGGCGAAAGTTCAGGAGAAGCAGGTGAGAGAAGTCGAGACGGACAGGCCGGATGGGCCCGTACAGGGTGGCGTGGCATCAGCGGATGCAGACGAATCGGACCGGACCGGCGCTGAGCCGACCGCACAGAACGGGGGCGGGAGCCCTCTTGTGTTCCAAGGGCCTGCCGAGCCGCCCGTCGCTCTGAAGGCCGGAGTTCGTATCGCCGTGGTCCTGTGTCTGGCGACCGCCCTGACGCACGTGCTCCTGGTGTTCCTGCAGGTGGCACCGCCGAATCCGCTCTCCCGGCAGTACAGCCGGCAGGTCAACGCCTGGGTCTTCCCGTTGTTCGAGCAGAACTGGCGGCTCTTCGCACCGGACCCGGAGTCGGTCAACCGGCAGATCTCGGCAAGGACCATGCACACCGCCCCGAACGGCACCACTCAGGTCAGCGGCTGGTTCGACCTGACCGCCGTCGACACAGCCGCAGTGAAACACGACCCCTTTCCGAGCCACACAGCGCAGAACATGCTGCGACGGGCCTGGAATTCCTACCTCCAAACGCACGGCAGCGACGACCACTCGCGCTCGCAACGCGCTCTGATGATCCAGCAATACCTGCGCAACATCGCGGCGGATCGCGTCGCCGCCCATCGTCACGGCGCATTCGAGTCCATCCAACTGCGGGTGATCATCCTGCCCATCGCCGGGCCGTCCGCAGCGGGCGGCCCCGGTCCCGGCGCGGCTGCACCAAGGCCCGCAGGCACCCGTTACCTGCCCTGGTGGAAGGTGGCCGGCCATGCAGCAGGCTGA
- a CDS encoding transglycosylase domain-containing protein yields the protein MGKKRSGGGLSPTQQAAKFLGVSVLAGAVLAGIALPAAGALGLAAKGSVEGFDEIPANLKQPPLSQRTTILDNKGGAIATVYSRDRTVVPLKDISPYMQKALVAIEDSRFYEHGAVDVKGILRAINENAQSGGVAQGASTLTQQYVKNVFMEEAGDDPTKLAQATQQTIGRKIRELKYAIQLEDKLGKKRILANYLNITYFGEQAYGVEAASRRYFSKSAKDLTVEESAMLAGIVQSPSRYDPVNDEAEATKRRNVVLQRMAETHDISQAEADRAKEKPLGLKISKPQNGCITAVKGAGFFCDYVREVFLTDPVFGKTKEARAKLWNRGGLRVQTTLDPQTQESVQASIKDHVYQTDKVATAATFIEPGTGKILGMGQSKPYGFGKNETQINYSVDRKMSGSNFGFPTGSTFKPFLAAAALEQGTPVTKSYPAPYRMPYPKSVQTCSGKPWVNNGGFTVENENESEFGPYALEEAMAKSINTYFVQMIGDTGMCPVMDMADKLGVVQGNGDKLPEVPAIVLGSKGISPLTMASAYAAFANRGTYCTPVAIESITAPGDKSLPVPKSSCSRAMTTKTADSINTLLSGVIDSGTGREAGLTDRANAGKTGTTDSRKNAWFVGYTPNLSGAVWVGSALQNVEMENITIGGVYQPKVFGGQVPGPIWKDAMVGALADKPSPDFNLIDIPDPDEDEERDHDRDHDRDEEPGRGGSKPGTNSGGNGNSPWPGLPTGLLGGGNGHGGGRR from the coding sequence ATGGGAAAGAAGCGCTCGGGCGGTGGACTGTCACCGACTCAGCAGGCCGCCAAGTTCCTTGGTGTCAGTGTCCTCGCGGGAGCCGTCCTCGCCGGAATCGCGCTGCCCGCAGCAGGCGCGCTCGGCCTGGCAGCGAAGGGCTCGGTCGAGGGATTCGACGAGATCCCGGCCAACCTCAAGCAGCCGCCACTCAGTCAGCGCACCACGATCCTGGACAACAAGGGCGGCGCGATCGCGACGGTCTACTCGCGCGACCGCACGGTGGTGCCCCTCAAGGACATCTCGCCGTACATGCAGAAGGCGCTCGTCGCGATCGAGGACTCGCGCTTCTACGAACACGGCGCCGTCGACGTGAAGGGCATCCTGCGCGCGATCAACGAGAACGCGCAGAGCGGCGGTGTCGCGCAGGGCGCGTCCACGCTCACCCAGCAGTACGTGAAGAACGTCTTCATGGAGGAGGCCGGCGACGACCCGACAAAGCTCGCCCAGGCCACCCAGCAGACGATCGGCCGCAAGATCCGCGAGCTGAAGTACGCGATCCAGCTCGAGGACAAGCTCGGCAAGAAGCGCATCCTCGCCAACTACCTGAACATCACGTACTTCGGTGAGCAGGCATACGGCGTGGAGGCCGCCTCGCGGCGGTACTTCTCCAAGTCGGCGAAGGACCTGACGGTCGAGGAGTCCGCGATGCTGGCCGGCATCGTCCAGTCCCCGAGCCGCTACGACCCCGTCAACGACGAGGCGGAGGCCACCAAGCGACGGAACGTCGTGCTCCAGCGGATGGCCGAGACGCACGACATCTCCCAGGCCGAGGCGGACCGCGCCAAGGAGAAGCCGCTCGGCCTGAAGATCAGCAAGCCGCAGAACGGCTGCATCACGGCGGTCAAGGGCGCGGGCTTCTTCTGCGACTACGTACGCGAGGTGTTCCTCACCGACCCGGTCTTCGGCAAGACGAAGGAAGCGCGGGCGAAGCTCTGGAACCGGGGCGGCCTCAGGGTGCAGACCACCCTCGACCCGCAGACGCAGGAATCGGTGCAGGCGTCGATCAAGGATCACGTCTACCAGACGGACAAGGTCGCGACGGCGGCCACGTTCATCGAGCCCGGCACCGGCAAGATCCTCGGCATGGGCCAGTCGAAGCCGTACGGCTTCGGCAAGAACGAGACGCAGATCAACTACTCGGTCGACCGCAAGATGAGCGGGTCGAACTTCGGCTTCCCGACGGGTTCGACGTTCAAGCCGTTCCTCGCCGCGGCCGCCCTGGAGCAGGGCACCCCGGTGACGAAGTCGTACCCGGCGCCGTACCGGATGCCGTATCCGAAGTCGGTCCAGACGTGCAGCGGCAAGCCGTGGGTGAACAACGGCGGCTTCACCGTGGAGAACGAGAACGAGTCCGAGTTCGGTCCGTACGCGCTGGAGGAGGCGATGGCCAAGTCCATCAACACCTACTTCGTGCAGATGATCGGCGACACCGGGATGTGCCCGGTGATGGACATGGCCGACAAGCTGGGCGTCGTCCAGGGCAACGGCGACAAGCTCCCCGAGGTCCCGGCCATCGTCCTCGGCTCCAAGGGCATCTCGCCGCTGACCATGGCGAGCGCGTACGCCGCCTTCGCCAACCGCGGCACGTACTGCACGCCGGTCGCCATCGAGTCGATCACGGCCCCCGGCGACAAGTCGCTGCCGGTGCCGAAGTCGTCGTGCTCGCGCGCGATGACCACGAAGACCGCCGACAGCATCAACACCCTGCTGAGCGGCGTGATCGACTCCGGTACGGGCAGGGAGGCCGGTCTGACCGACCGGGCCAACGCGGGCAAGACGGGTACGACCGACAGCCGTAAGAACGCCTGGTTCGTGGGGTACACGCCGAACCTGTCCGGCGCGGTCTGGGTCGGCAGCGCCCTGCAGAACGTCGAGATGGAGAACATCACCATCGGCGGCGTGTACCAGCCGAAGGTCTTCGGCGGCCAGGTCCCCGGACCGATCTGGAAGGACGCCATGGTCGGCGCCCTCGCCGACAAGCCGTCCCCCGACTTCAACCTGATCGACATCCCTGACCCCGATGAGGACGAGGAGAGGGACCATGACAGGGACCATGACAGGGACGAGGAGCCGGGCCGGGGCGGCTCGAAGCCGGGCACCAACAGCGGCGGAAACGGCAACAGCCCGTGGCCGGGCCTCCCGACGGGCCTGCTGGGTGGCGGGAACGGGCACGGGGGCGGGCGCCGCTGA
- a CDS encoding HTTM domain-containing protein — protein sequence MPVRIGTLLTLLLERPISLYAAAVLRIGYGFLYFAFLLREFPHRNEIWGPGSPWTPALARQLFDQTGWASILTLSDSRAYFEVCYTAALVISALFMLGWRTRAVSVLFAVVVTSFHARAIYMTDGGDTLILLMVLYLVVTACGRRWSLDARRTRLRASTGKAVRLPLDQASGELRRHLRDARLTVITVLHNCGMLVIAAQVCFLYGSAGLYKVQGAAWDNGTALHYALNLDVFQPWPGLSAVADEHDVLLAIACYLTVLLQVAFPFVLFGRLKYPVLAMLLGMHVGIAVFLGLPLFSGAMIVADAAFLPDRFYRALGQLWRRAVRGSGSGGMADASRASRALVPAQSERAG from the coding sequence ATGCCCGTCCGCATCGGTACGCTCCTCACTCTCCTGCTGGAGCGGCCCATCTCCCTGTACGCTGCGGCGGTTCTGCGCATCGGCTACGGGTTCCTCTACTTCGCCTTCCTGCTACGCGAGTTTCCCCACCGCAACGAGATCTGGGGTCCCGGCTCACCGTGGACGCCGGCACTGGCCAGGCAACTCTTCGACCAGACCGGGTGGGCCAGCATCCTCACGCTGTCCGACAGCCGGGCCTACTTCGAGGTCTGTTACACGGCAGCCCTCGTCATCTCCGCGCTGTTCATGCTGGGCTGGCGGACCAGAGCGGTGTCCGTGCTGTTCGCGGTCGTGGTGACGTCGTTCCACGCCAGGGCGATCTACATGACGGACGGAGGGGACACCCTCATCCTCCTCATGGTCCTCTACCTCGTCGTCACCGCATGCGGCCGACGCTGGTCCCTCGACGCGCGCAGGACCCGGCTCCGAGCATCCACCGGCAAGGCAGTCCGGCTTCCGCTGGACCAGGCATCCGGCGAGCTACGACGCCACCTCCGCGATGCGCGGCTGACAGTGATCACCGTGCTGCACAACTGCGGCATGCTCGTCATCGCCGCCCAGGTCTGCTTCCTCTACGGATCCGCAGGCCTGTACAAGGTTCAGGGCGCCGCCTGGGACAACGGCACCGCTCTCCACTACGCCCTGAACCTCGACGTGTTCCAGCCCTGGCCTGGGCTCTCCGCCGTGGCGGACGAACACGACGTACTGCTCGCCATCGCCTGCTACCTGACCGTGCTGTTGCAGGTGGCCTTCCCGTTCGTCCTGTTCGGCAGGCTCAAGTACCCCGTGTTGGCGATGCTGTTGGGCATGCACGTGGGTATCGCGGTGTTCCTGGGCCTGCCGCTCTTCTCCGGCGCCATGATCGTCGCGGACGCCGCGTTCCTTCCTGACCGCTTCTACCGGGCTCTGGGACAGCTGTGGCGACGCGCCGTTCGGGGCTCGGGATCCGGAGGAATGGCCGACGCGTCCCGGGCATCCCGCGCACTGGTACCTGCTCAGAGCGAACGGGCTGGCTGA